A section of the Luteolibacter flavescens genome encodes:
- a CDS encoding DUF4129 domain-containing protein — protein MTAELRPRSDWEAVDLGIALSRRDFWRLLACWWLGMLPPLVLSLVFLRDLPLLMLLLCWWWMPVSSRLVLFVMSRRLFGELPGWRAILREWPRACVRRFFYRMLWARLSPWRPLTMAVEDLEGLRKKDYATRVRILLRRGDATVVVLALWRAFLTAWLAVAVFATALMFLPSTEAEVWNLAMKEWSGNSWAGLPQGLLWTGVSAVMLAMSLVDVFGTGAGFGIYVNHRTWIEGWDVELAFRRLGNRLRGVAGAVMTLLVFFAISPRSMADGTPKEVISDVKAHPDFEVFKHTWKERTPSGSSGGWSGPGDWFAMLISGIGWTLLGLLIAFFVWMIWRYRHVFKGAGISLQKPVPAAARVVMGMDVAPESLPKDIPTAAMELWRVGRRHEAMSLLYRGTISRLIETGGVEIAESDTESDCLRRVEAEAAAHSGYFGGLTDAWMTLAYGRRAPQDERMQELCATWPFSSERRPA, from the coding sequence ATGACGGCGGAGCTCCGGCCACGGAGCGATTGGGAGGCGGTGGACCTCGGCATCGCGCTGTCACGACGCGATTTCTGGCGGCTCCTCGCCTGCTGGTGGCTCGGCATGCTGCCGCCGCTGGTGCTTTCGCTCGTCTTCCTGCGGGACCTCCCGCTGCTGATGCTGCTGCTGTGCTGGTGGTGGATGCCGGTGAGCTCGCGACTGGTGCTTTTTGTCATGAGCCGCCGGCTCTTCGGTGAGCTGCCCGGTTGGCGGGCCATTCTTCGCGAGTGGCCGCGTGCCTGCGTGCGGCGCTTCTTCTATCGCATGCTGTGGGCACGTCTGTCCCCGTGGCGGCCATTGACGATGGCCGTGGAGGATCTGGAGGGCCTGCGGAAAAAGGACTATGCCACCCGCGTGCGGATCCTGCTGCGTCGCGGGGATGCCACGGTGGTGGTGCTCGCGCTGTGGCGCGCCTTCCTCACCGCGTGGCTGGCGGTCGCGGTCTTTGCCACGGCGCTGATGTTCCTGCCCTCCACCGAGGCGGAGGTGTGGAACCTGGCGATGAAGGAGTGGAGCGGGAATTCCTGGGCGGGCCTGCCGCAGGGGCTGCTGTGGACCGGGGTGAGCGCGGTGATGCTCGCGATGTCGCTGGTGGATGTCTTCGGCACCGGTGCGGGCTTCGGCATCTACGTGAACCATCGTACCTGGATCGAGGGCTGGGACGTGGAACTCGCCTTCCGCCGCCTGGGGAACCGCCTGCGCGGGGTCGCCGGGGCGGTGATGACGCTGCTCGTTTTCTTCGCGATCTCGCCGCGGTCGATGGCTGACGGGACGCCGAAGGAGGTGATCAGCGACGTGAAGGCGCATCCGGATTTCGAGGTCTTCAAGCACACGTGGAAGGAGCGCACTCCGAGCGGTTCCTCCGGCGGCTGGAGTGGCCCGGGCGACTGGTTCGCAATGCTGATCTCCGGCATCGGCTGGACGCTGCTAGGACTGCTGATCGCCTTCTTCGTGTGGATGATCTGGCGGTATCGCCATGTATTCAAAGGTGCCGGCATCAGCTTGCAAAAGCCCGTCCCTGCCGCGGCACGCGTGGTGATGGGCATGGATGTCGCGCCGGAGTCGCTGCCAAAGGACATCCCGACCGCGGCGATGGAGCTGTGGCGCGTCGGACGGCGCCATGAGGCGATGAGCCTGCTGTATCGCGGGACGATTTCCCGGCTCATTGAGACCGGCGGCGTGGAGATCGCCGAGTCGGACACCGAGAGCGATTGCCTGCGCCGGGTGGAAGCTGAGGCCGCGGCGCACTCAGGTTACTTCGGCGGGCTGACCGATGCCTGGATGACGCTGGCCTACGGTCGTCGCGCCCCGCAGGACGAGCGCATGCAGGAGCTCTGCGCGACGTGGCCGTTTTCCTCGGAAAGGAGGCCGGCATGA
- a CDS encoding DUF4350 domain-containing protein → MAVFLGKEAGMTGVRTLWLLLCLLVAGCGGGSYTTRTEETGYKGRAKLDAYLAAARFLEQMDHAVLNKPGWPDLEDVSVMIVPASVLTTDAYVREVKDWVSDGGHLICLFENSESYHDDWRGSGSLRYIFDDEAVPKSLDAWLKEQGFTFSTSGTKVEAKRLVVDGTGYEVFAESMLGVDHDGRTRQAMAQSFVGDGIVTVMMDARPFRNRYIGDHDHAELLLALVDMSYYEGTVAIIRDGGLSLWTMLWRHGWPALIGLLVLTVVWLWKNMPRFGPMRREDEPTHQRDYDHHLEALGDFQWRLDKGQAMLRPLRDSVLERAMRHGGQHHGDLFEWMAERAGMTRERAERAMTHERPADLTAFTRVVADLQKLHLSLT, encoded by the coding sequence GTGGCCGTTTTCCTCGGAAAGGAGGCCGGCATGACGGGCGTGAGGACGCTTTGGCTTCTCCTCTGCCTGCTGGTCGCCGGTTGTGGCGGCGGCAGCTACACGACCCGCACCGAGGAGACGGGTTACAAGGGCAGGGCGAAGCTGGATGCCTACCTCGCAGCCGCGCGCTTTCTGGAGCAGATGGACCACGCCGTCCTCAACAAGCCCGGCTGGCCGGACTTGGAAGACGTCTCGGTGATGATCGTGCCGGCATCGGTGCTGACCACCGATGCCTACGTCCGCGAGGTGAAGGACTGGGTGAGCGACGGCGGGCATCTCATTTGCCTGTTTGAGAACTCGGAGTCCTATCACGATGACTGGCGGGGCTCGGGAAGCTTACGCTATATCTTCGACGATGAAGCTGTGCCGAAGTCGCTCGATGCCTGGCTGAAGGAGCAGGGCTTCACCTTCAGCACGAGCGGCACGAAGGTGGAAGCGAAGCGCCTCGTGGTGGATGGCACGGGATACGAGGTTTTCGCGGAATCCATGCTGGGCGTGGATCACGACGGCAGGACGCGGCAGGCGATGGCCCAGTCATTCGTGGGCGATGGCATCGTCACGGTGATGATGGATGCGCGACCCTTCCGGAACCGCTACATCGGCGACCACGACCACGCGGAGCTACTGCTGGCGCTGGTGGACATGTCCTACTACGAGGGAACGGTCGCCATCATCCGCGACGGCGGGCTTTCCCTCTGGACGATGCTCTGGCGGCACGGCTGGCCTGCGCTCATCGGCCTGCTGGTGCTGACGGTGGTGTGGCTGTGGAAGAACATGCCGCGCTTCGGCCCGATGCGCCGCGAGGACGAGCCGACCCACCAGCGCGACTACGACCATCACCTGGAAGCGCTCGGCGACTTCCAATGGCGGCTCGACAAGGGGCAGGCGATGCTGCGCCCGCTGCGCGACTCGGTGCTGGAGCGCGCGATGCGCCATGGCGGCCAGCATCATGGCGATCTTTTCGAATGGATGGCCGAGCGCGCCGGGATGACCCGCGAGCGCGCCGAGCGGGCGATGACCCATGAGCGCCCGGCTGATCTCACTGCCTTTACCCGCGTGGTCGCGGATCTCCAAAAGCTTCACCTCTCACTCACATGA
- a CDS encoding AAA family ATPase, translated as MTEEDAVQYAPPAPPPSADASALVARLRAQVEHAVIGQREVVSQVLAGLLAGGHVLLEGKPGLGKTMLVVALARAFGGNFGRIQFTPDLMPSDVTGFRLFDMKSQTFQLRQGPVFCNLLLADEINRAPAKTQASLLEVMQERQVTIDGETLRLSPPFMTLATQNPVEHEGTYPLPEAQLDRFLMKIIIDYPERDAESEIVARAASEAPGDSSTSELQVVATPEEVVRAQAAVAAVQVVREVVDYAVAIVQATREAKTVWLGAGTRGAIALVRIGKAIAVMHGRHFVIPDDIKAAALPVLRHRVQLAPEVAMGGQSMDEVLRMIVDSVPAPRQ; from the coding sequence ATGACCGAAGAAGACGCCGTACAATACGCCCCGCCCGCGCCGCCGCCTTCCGCCGATGCCTCAGCCTTGGTCGCCCGCCTGCGGGCGCAGGTGGAGCACGCCGTGATCGGCCAGCGCGAGGTGGTCAGCCAGGTGCTAGCCGGACTGCTGGCGGGCGGACACGTGCTGCTGGAGGGCAAGCCGGGTCTGGGCAAGACGATGTTGGTGGTGGCGCTTGCGCGGGCCTTCGGCGGGAATTTCGGCCGTATCCAGTTCACACCGGACCTGATGCCGTCGGACGTTACCGGCTTCCGGCTCTTTGACATGAAGAGCCAGACTTTCCAGCTCCGGCAGGGTCCGGTCTTCTGCAACCTGCTGCTGGCGGACGAGATCAACCGCGCGCCGGCCAAGACCCAGGCCTCCCTGCTGGAGGTGATGCAGGAGCGCCAGGTGACCATTGATGGCGAGACGCTCCGGCTTTCGCCGCCCTTCATGACGCTGGCCACGCAGAATCCGGTGGAGCACGAGGGCACCTACCCGCTGCCGGAGGCGCAGCTCGACCGCTTCCTGATGAAGATCATCATCGACTATCCGGAACGCGATGCCGAGTCGGAGATCGTTGCCCGCGCCGCCTCGGAAGCGCCGGGAGACTCCTCGACCTCGGAACTGCAGGTCGTGGCCACGCCGGAGGAAGTGGTGCGCGCTCAGGCCGCCGTCGCTGCCGTGCAGGTCGTGCGCGAGGTGGTGGACTACGCCGTGGCGATCGTCCAAGCGACGCGCGAGGCGAAGACCGTGTGGCTCGGTGCAGGCACCCGCGGCGCGATCGCGCTAGTCCGCATCGGCAAGGCCATCGCGGTAATGCATGGCCGTCACTTCGTCATCCCGGACGACATCAAGGCCGCCGCGCTGCCGGTGCTGCGCCACCGTGTCCAGCTCGCGCCGGAAGTGGCGATGGGCGGGCAATCGATGGACGAGGTGCTCCGCATGATCGTCGATTCCGTGCCCGCGCCGCGGCAGTGA
- a CDS encoding DUF58 domain-containing protein: protein MSPTARALGIVVAWALFGLAASVWRELVTPWWISAVVLAVTALVDGIVLKRFAPVEISRRLPGRFAVGEASDVRLDVRNPGRFPAVVEIFDGIPAGGQAEAMPWAGTIQGSGGKARVTHPVRLIERGMASFGKVHVQRTSLLGLWRRRHLAGEAEQVKVYPDYEPVLKFALLAMQARQEQMGIVRKAYAGSSRDFHQLREYREGDPMSQIDWKATSRRVALISREFQEQRNQIVIFLTDTGRRMRAMDGELPQFDHCLNAMLLLSYVALRQGDQVGVQAFGGTNRWLPPVKGAHSMAVLLNHLFDYQTTPEPSDFAAAAESLLARQKRRALVVVMTNLRGEDSSELIPALRLLRSKHLVMLASLRERSVEDARTKPIDEFSDALRFAAAERYDAERAEVLATLQGSGILTVDVPAQQFPIALANRYLDIKAAGRL, encoded by the coding sequence ATGAGTCCGACTGCCAGAGCGCTGGGTATCGTGGTGGCGTGGGCCCTTTTCGGGCTCGCGGCCTCGGTGTGGCGCGAGCTGGTGACGCCGTGGTGGATTTCCGCGGTGGTGCTGGCGGTGACGGCGCTGGTCGATGGCATCGTGCTGAAGCGCTTCGCACCGGTGGAGATCTCGCGGCGCTTGCCAGGCCGCTTCGCCGTAGGCGAGGCGTCGGACGTGCGGCTGGATGTCCGGAATCCCGGGCGCTTTCCGGCGGTCGTCGAGATCTTCGACGGCATTCCCGCCGGTGGCCAGGCGGAGGCCATGCCATGGGCAGGCACCATCCAGGGTAGCGGCGGGAAGGCCCGCGTGACGCACCCGGTGCGGCTCATCGAGCGCGGCATGGCGTCCTTCGGGAAGGTCCACGTGCAGCGGACGTCCCTGCTGGGTCTCTGGCGCAGGCGGCACCTCGCGGGCGAAGCCGAGCAGGTGAAGGTCTATCCGGACTACGAGCCGGTCTTGAAATTCGCGCTGCTCGCGATGCAGGCGCGGCAGGAGCAGATGGGCATCGTGCGGAAGGCCTACGCTGGCAGCAGCCGCGATTTCCACCAGCTCCGCGAATACCGCGAGGGCGATCCCATGTCGCAGATCGACTGGAAGGCCACCTCGCGCCGCGTCGCGCTGATCAGCCGCGAATTCCAAGAGCAGCGGAACCAGATCGTCATCTTCCTCACCGATACCGGCCGCCGGATGCGGGCGATGGATGGCGAGCTCCCGCAATTCGACCACTGCCTGAATGCAATGTTGCTGCTGTCCTACGTGGCGCTGCGGCAGGGCGACCAGGTCGGCGTGCAGGCCTTCGGCGGGACGAACCGCTGGCTGCCGCCGGTGAAGGGCGCGCACTCGATGGCGGTGCTGCTGAATCATCTCTTCGACTACCAGACCACGCCGGAGCCCAGCGACTTCGCCGCGGCGGCGGAGAGCCTGCTCGCGCGGCAAAAGCGCCGGGCGCTGGTGGTGGTGATGACCAACCTGCGCGGCGAGGATTCCTCCGAGCTGATCCCCGCGCTGCGGCTCCTGCGGTCGAAGCACCTCGTGATGCTCGCCAGCCTCCGGGAGCGCTCGGTGGAGGATGCGAGGACGAAGCCGATCGACGAGTTTTCCGACGCCCTCCGCTTCGCCGCGGCGGAGCGCTACGATGCCGAGCGCGCCGAGGTGCTGGCGACGCTCCAAGGCTCGGGCATTCTCACCGTGGATGTCCCGGCGCAGCAGTTCCCAATCGCGCTGGCGAACCGCTACCTCGATATCAAGGCTGCGGGGCGCTTGTGA
- a CDS encoding superinfection immunity protein, whose amino-acid sequence MENLETLRAKFMDSKPAPIPEEAYEPRHARRRRTLGEEHALPLWGRWVIGLALAVVASAVGFYYFGEEAIVRSMPAVLQWLGFVVVILAGIVVYFLPAVVAWNYQVRRSGAILALNFLVGWTFFGWVGAFVWAIAEVESQEPLTSAPQP is encoded by the coding sequence ATGGAAAACCTCGAAACCCTCCGCGCGAAGTTCATGGACTCCAAGCCGGCCCCCATCCCGGAGGAGGCCTACGAGCCCCGCCACGCGCGACGCCGGAGAACGCTGGGTGAAGAGCACGCCCTGCCGCTGTGGGGCCGGTGGGTCATCGGCCTCGCCCTGGCGGTGGTCGCGTCAGCGGTGGGCTTCTACTACTTCGGCGAGGAAGCCATCGTGCGGTCGATGCCTGCCGTTTTGCAGTGGCTCGGCTTCGTCGTCGTGATCCTCGCGGGCATCGTCGTCTATTTCCTGCCCGCCGTCGTCGCGTGGAATTACCAGGTGCGCCGGTCAGGGGCGATCCTGGCGCTCAATTTCCTCGTTGGCTGGACCTTCTTCGGCTGGGTCGGCGCTTTCGTCTGGGCCATCGCCGAAGTCGAGAGCCAGGAGCCGCTCACAAGCGCCCCGCAGCCTTGA
- a CDS encoding esterase/lipase family protein, with the protein MTLIRLAAVSLTVVLCQCGTPSAPKCSVVPRASRGEPSAFIEQARQGWRGMASAGSAAEREQARVSYNDAVAKLFDQLHCGSGTLHDKAARMGTTIDETRTLGAGIRVQDLDAILPASRISTKNVGQRHVEDGLGVPVVGWKKTAEEGEPRWQFEPPTGVPLNLTAVLRFPERKSPEWAFVYPGRSDTEKVGTRAMDLAADWSAPSAFYWQMSNLDDLDLEKVFLPSRFSEETALYVSTPYDPKRIPLIVVHGLNSSPGAFKRLYNELNREKWFRENYQVWFFSYPTGNNWTYNAARFRFAMRQADKYARRQGPVDQWEKMVVIGHSMGGVITQASLKKPGNRIYEAFEDRPLEQLTTNKKTLAAVKALAMYEPVDTPDRVIFMAAPHRGSPMADRFFSEWMVKLIRLPKTMTVDLVDFTLNDFSSVMTNGRTSSKGWFTSIGSLSPSYPAYDALRDVPFRNGVKVHSVIGDRGRGDSPDSSDGIVPYWSSHLAKAESECIVPYNHSVQNCPKAAVEVKRILEMHLKQGR; encoded by the coding sequence ATGACTCTCATCCGGCTCGCGGCAGTATCCCTCACCGTCGTCCTCTGCCAGTGCGGCACGCCGTCCGCGCCGAAGTGCAGCGTGGTGCCGCGTGCGTCGCGCGGTGAGCCATCGGCTTTCATCGAGCAGGCACGGCAGGGCTGGCGCGGCATGGCCTCGGCGGGCAGCGCGGCGGAGCGGGAGCAGGCGCGCGTGTCCTACAATGACGCGGTGGCGAAGCTCTTCGACCAGCTCCACTGCGGCAGCGGCACCCTGCATGACAAGGCGGCGAGGATGGGCACCACCATCGACGAGACGCGCACGCTCGGTGCGGGCATCCGCGTGCAGGATCTGGATGCCATCCTGCCCGCATCGAGGATCTCGACGAAGAATGTCGGCCAGCGCCATGTGGAGGACGGCCTCGGCGTGCCGGTGGTGGGGTGGAAAAAGACCGCCGAGGAAGGCGAGCCGCGCTGGCAATTCGAGCCTCCGACCGGCGTGCCGCTGAATCTCACCGCGGTGCTGCGCTTTCCCGAGAGGAAGTCGCCGGAGTGGGCCTTCGTCTATCCGGGGCGCTCGGATACGGAGAAGGTCGGTACGCGCGCGATGGATCTGGCCGCGGACTGGTCCGCGCCCTCGGCCTTCTATTGGCAGATGAGCAATCTCGACGACCTGGACCTCGAGAAGGTTTTCCTGCCGAGCCGCTTCAGCGAGGAGACCGCGCTCTACGTTTCCACGCCCTACGATCCGAAGCGCATCCCACTGATCGTGGTGCACGGGCTGAATTCCAGCCCCGGTGCCTTCAAGAGGCTCTACAATGAGCTGAATCGCGAGAAGTGGTTCCGCGAGAACTATCAGGTGTGGTTCTTCAGCTACCCGACGGGAAACAACTGGACCTACAATGCCGCGCGCTTCCGCTTCGCGATGAGGCAAGCGGACAAGTATGCGCGCAGGCAGGGGCCGGTGGACCAGTGGGAGAAGATGGTGGTGATCGGCCACTCGATGGGTGGCGTGATCACCCAGGCATCGCTGAAAAAACCCGGCAACCGGATCTACGAGGCCTTCGAGGATCGTCCGCTGGAGCAGCTCACCACGAACAAGAAAACCCTCGCCGCGGTGAAGGCGCTGGCGATGTACGAGCCGGTGGACACTCCCGACCGCGTGATCTTCATGGCCGCACCTCATCGCGGCTCCCCGATGGCGGACCGCTTTTTCTCCGAGTGGATGGTGAAGCTGATCCGCCTGCCGAAGACGATGACGGTGGATCTCGTGGACTTCACGCTGAACGATTTTTCCAGCGTGATGACGAACGGCAGGACGTCATCGAAGGGCTGGTTCACCAGCATCGGCTCGCTCTCACCCTCGTATCCCGCCTACGACGCTCTCCGCGACGTGCCTTTCCGCAATGGCGTGAAGGTCCACTCCGTCATCGGCGACCGGGGCAGGGGAGACTCGCCGGATAGCTCCGATGGCATCGTGCCCTACTGGTCCTCGCACCTCGCGAAGGCGGAGAGCGAGTGCATCGTGCCGTACAACCACAGCGTCCAGAATTGCCCGAAGGCCGCCGTCGAGGTGAAGCGGATCCTGGAGATGCACTTGAAGCAGGGTCGCTGA
- the dgt gene encoding dGTP triphosphohydrolase: protein MPNRFYGAFDTERFSGKADFADFRTPFQIDRDRVLHTPAFRRLQNKTQVFWSGEYDFYRTRLTHSLEVAQIGRSICHWLMSRGEHLSEDFYIDPDLVEAACLSHDLGHPPFGHAGERTLNHLMGPYGGFEGNAQTLRLLTERIFSAKRTGMDPSRAFLDAVLKYKSLWSELRTADKLPEHHFLYDFQHTWLDWAMGGNDFPAEYPPGKERDSFKSIECQVMDWADDTAYSLNDLADSVRAGFLRIERIEAWAEKHGVEVGDDTPLGELIRSIRKRRVDPFVGSRIGRYIRAATLVTDTNFLSGATNRYRYRLVVDPAVKAESKLFKKLAFEVVFLSPQLKQLEHKGNHLLHGLWDVLVKRYVTSDNIDGQTFQLLPEDAAIEIGQAETEAQKARLICDFLAGMTDGYASRMYKRLFTPDFGSIGDLIG, encoded by the coding sequence ATGCCCAACCGCTTCTACGGCGCCTTCGATACCGAGCGATTCTCCGGGAAAGCCGATTTCGCGGATTTCCGCACGCCCTTCCAGATCGACCGGGACCGCGTGCTGCACACGCCTGCCTTCCGGCGCTTGCAGAACAAGACGCAGGTTTTCTGGAGCGGCGAGTACGACTTCTATCGCACGCGGCTGACGCACTCGCTGGAGGTCGCGCAGATTGGTCGCTCGATCTGCCACTGGCTGATGTCGCGCGGGGAGCATCTTTCGGAGGACTTCTACATCGATCCGGATCTCGTGGAGGCGGCCTGCCTCTCCCACGATCTTGGGCACCCGCCCTTCGGCCACGCGGGGGAGCGGACGCTGAATCACCTGATGGGCCCGTACGGTGGCTTCGAGGGGAATGCGCAGACGCTGCGCCTGCTCACCGAGCGGATCTTTTCCGCGAAGCGCACTGGCATGGACCCCAGCCGCGCCTTCCTGGATGCGGTGCTGAAATACAAGTCGCTGTGGAGCGAGCTGCGGACCGCGGACAAGCTGCCGGAGCACCATTTCCTCTACGACTTCCAGCACACGTGGCTCGACTGGGCGATGGGTGGGAATGACTTCCCCGCGGAGTATCCTCCGGGCAAGGAGCGCGATTCCTTCAAGTCCATCGAGTGCCAGGTCATGGACTGGGCGGACGATACCGCCTACTCGCTGAATGACCTCGCGGACAGTGTGCGCGCCGGCTTCCTGCGCATCGAGCGCATCGAGGCATGGGCGGAGAAGCACGGGGTGGAGGTGGGGGATGATACGCCATTGGGCGAGCTGATCCGCTCGATCCGCAAGCGCCGCGTGGACCCCTTCGTCGGGTCGCGAATCGGTCGCTACATCCGCGCCGCGACGCTCGTCACCGACACGAATTTCCTCAGCGGCGCGACGAACCGCTACCGCTACCGGCTGGTCGTCGATCCCGCGGTGAAGGCGGAGTCGAAGCTCTTCAAGAAGCTCGCTTTCGAGGTAGTCTTCCTTTCCCCGCAGCTCAAGCAACTCGAGCACAAGGGCAACCACCTCCTGCACGGCCTGTGGGACGTGCTCGTGAAGCGCTACGTCACCAGCGACAACATCGACGGACAGACCTTCCAGCTCCTCCCCGAAGACGCCGCCATCGAGATCGGTCAGGCGGAGACGGAGGCGCAAAAGGCCCGCCTCATCTGCGACTTCCTCGCGGGGATGACGGATGGCTACGCCTCGCGGATGTACAAGCGGCTTTTCACCCCGGACTTCGGGTCAATCGGGGATTTGATCGGGTAG
- a CDS encoding type II toxin-antitoxin system Phd/YefM family antitoxin, translating to MITVEMHEAQIRFAELVKDASRGDEVVICEDGKPVARLSSAVVPRGRRNLEPDPALRPILAPSYDPAEPLAEDEWPRDCR from the coding sequence ATGATCACCGTGGAAATGCACGAGGCGCAGATCCGCTTTGCCGAATTGGTGAAGGATGCGAGTCGCGGCGATGAGGTGGTGATCTGTGAGGATGGCAAGCCGGTCGCGCGCCTTTCCTCGGCAGTCGTTCCCCGCGGACGTCGCAATCTGGAGCCCGATCCCGCTCTTCGCCCGATCCTTGCTCCCAGCTACGATCCTGCGGAGCCTCTGGCAGAAGATGAATGGCCCCGGGATTGCCGATGA
- a CDS encoding type II toxin-antitoxin system VapC family toxin, translating into MNLLLDTCALLALAAGSLPRAAREALEAGGDACISPVVVWEIAIKVKTGKLQLPTDPLAWAEALATRHSLNLDRHVPDISVFCAAADLPLIHRDPFDRVVVATALQRGFTILTSDRIIPTYPGVKVIW; encoded by the coding sequence ATGAATCTCTTGCTGGATACCTGCGCTCTTCTGGCACTGGCCGCAGGTTCATTGCCACGGGCGGCGCGCGAGGCCTTGGAAGCAGGCGGTGATGCCTGTATCAGCCCGGTGGTGGTCTGGGAGATTGCGATCAAGGTGAAGACCGGCAAGCTCCAGCTTCCGACCGATCCGCTGGCTTGGGCGGAGGCGCTTGCGACGCGCCATTCCCTGAATCTGGACAGGCACGTACCGGATATCTCGGTCTTTTGCGCGGCGGCGGATCTTCCGCTGATCCACCGCGATCCCTTTGATCGCGTTGTCGTGGCTACAGCACTTCAGAGAGGGTTCACGATTCTGACTTCGGATCGGATCATTCCGACTTATCCGGGTGTGAAAGTGATCTGGTGA
- a CDS encoding nucleotidyl transferase AbiEii/AbiGii toxin family protein: protein MKLEELAGQLFDIAEKSGVPHMAVGAIAAGTYGIPRATKDIDFLVATDDNLGIRQLIEAFRPLVEFDPQVQFDTLTWGKRWVGVSTTTPHYKVELFEMFDDPFVQSEFSRRTRTYVPILGREIHVPTAEDIVVQKLRWARPKDLDDARDVLAVQGPENLDMSYIEKWCGIHGTMDRLHRVLAEIPPL from the coding sequence ATGAAACTCGAAGAACTGGCCGGCCAACTTTTCGACATCGCCGAAAAGAGTGGAGTTCCACACATGGCGGTGGGTGCGATCGCCGCGGGAACCTACGGCATCCCCCGTGCAACCAAGGACATCGATTTTCTCGTAGCCACCGACGACAATTTGGGAATCCGCCAGCTCATCGAGGCATTCCGACCTCTCGTGGAATTCGATCCGCAGGTCCAGTTCGACACGCTCACCTGGGGCAAGCGCTGGGTCGGTGTTTCGACAACCACGCCGCACTACAAGGTCGAGCTTTTCGAGATGTTCGACGATCCTTTCGTCCAATCGGAATTCTCACGTCGCACGCGGACCTATGTGCCGATTCTGGGCAGGGAGATTCATGTGCCCACGGCAGAGGACATCGTCGTGCAAAAGCTCAGGTGGGCGCGGCCGAAGGACCTTGATGACGCCCGCGACGTGCTCGCCGTGCAAGGCCCGGAAAATCTCGACATGAGCTACATCGAGAAATGGTGCGGGATTCACGGCACCATGGACCGACTGCATCGCGTGCTGGCGGAGATCCCGCCGCTATAG